TTGTAATGAGTCTAAATGATTAATGACACCAAAGGAGACAGAGAGCTTTTAAAGCAAGCACAGGAAAGCTAAAGGTGTCATGGTGCCCCCGCTCTTAAATTTTTTAAAGGGCCTCCAAAGGATTAGAAGCTGACCTGTTAATAAATAGGTTACAGCAGTCTGGGGAAGTGTGACAGtaaagaaatggggaaaaatacaGGCTAGTCAGAATTCTCTAGATTATTAAAGGCCTCTTAATACCATGTTTTCAACTTCCATTTTAGATGGAAAATTGTATTCGGCAACAGTAGCAGATTTCCTGGCAAGTGATGCTGTTATTTATCGCAGCATGGGGGATGGATCTGCCTTAAGAACAATAAAGTATGACTCCAAATGGATAAAAGGTAATTTGGGGAGTATTTTCCCATACACATGGCAAATGTCATTTCAGGAGCACAGAAGGTCAGGTTATTCACAGTCAGCCTGGTTTACACATATGCTACAATGTCAGCATGTATGAGGCTTTCAGAATATTAAAAAGCTGcataatgcaaaaaaaaacagacaaaattttTGTTAAATCCTTCAACAAATGAATTTGTACTAACTAAATGCCTTAGTTGTAATGCAATTTCTGTGGGGCCTTGTTACAGTACATTAGCCAATGCTAAAGACTTGAAGTTCATTTGAACTCCAGTGCACCTGTACATGGACATCCTGAAGTACCTGTAAGACTGGAGCTCACCTTGGCTGGTGTGgacctgggcaggagctgccaagTCTCACAGTGTCACTGTCATGTGGCCATTGAGCAGTTCTTTGAAGTAACTTCTTGCTCTTTCTTGCAGAGCCACACTTCCTCCATGCCATAGAATATGGGAACTatgtttatttcttcttccGAGAAATTGCTGTAGAGCACAACACTTTAGGCAAGGTCAGTATCAGCACCGTGAGCGTTGAGTCACAGCAGAAGGAGTTCATCCTAAAACAGCATCAGAAACAAGTACAGTTCATAATATGAAGGAGGAACTAGGACAAAGCTTGCACAGTTTTACCATGGTTATAATTTacagggaggggagaaaaagcaaactAGAGCAGTGCATTCTTCAACCAAAAAGCTGTTTCTGTTCTCACTGTCAGTGAGCTCGCTACAGGTGTCTTTCAATGTGCTGTtgcctcagtgctgctgttgcCTTAACTCTTGTGCCAAGtactggaaaagctgagggtGTTTTCATGCttattaaagaaacaaaagaaaacaacacaaaagGAGAGCTTCAAAGAAGTTTCTCTAATGTCCCTGGATATTGAATAATTCAGTCATGCCAGTACAGAGTATAATACTCATGCCTCACCATGGAAGGATATTCtacaataaattattaaatccCTTACACATGGTTAATTAAAGTCTTTAAATCTCACTAACAATATGATTTTGAAGGTGAAAAGGGTGGGAGCAAACTGTGGAGATGCATTTGCTTGGTGATACATTAAGTGCCTGTGCACTACGAGCTGAACACCATTTGCTTTCATCATCTCTGTGCAGATAAATGGCAGCTTCCTGTTAACAACATTATCTTGGTGTTTTATTAAGAGTTCAGAAACAAGCACTGTTTCCCTAGCATCTCTCAAGcctctctccctttttccttctcttttccttttacaGGCTGTGTATTCCCGTGTGGCACGCATCTGCAAAAATGACATGGGGGGCTCCCAAAGGGTCCTGGAGAAGCACTGGACATCCTTTCTGAAAGCTCGGCTCAACTGCTCAGTTCCTGGGGATTCATTCTTCTACTTTGATGTTCTGCAGTCTATCACAGACATCATAGAAATCAATGGAGTGCCCACTGTTGTGGGTGTATTCACCACACAGCTCAACAGGTAAGAGATGAGCAACCTTTCATCAAAGGCAGATCTCAGGTTCTCTCTTACACTGAGATTGGTGCCATTGTAATCTGAGTTCTTGAAactatttttcaaattttacaGCATCCCTGGTTCAGCAGTGTGTGCTTTCAGCATGGATGACATTGAGAAAGTCTTCAAAGGAAgatttaaagaacaaaaaactcCTGACTCTGTTTGGACAGCTGTACCTGAAGACAAAGTACCAAAGCCAAGGTAAAAGGTTCTTAACTCACAATGTCATAACATTGTCCCTGTAAAGAACTACCTTAAATCAGCTGCACTCTTGAGTGCCTTGCTGGGTAAAACCCAAAGCAGAGCTTGATGCTTCAGCCATAAGGATGCTCATTAACCGGCTGCCTTCTCTCATTAACTAAAATATCAAGAGGAAAACAATATTGTTCTCATTTCAGACCTGGCTGCTGTGCAAAACATGGCCTAGCAGAGGCTTACAAAACCTCCATTGATTTCCCAGACGAAACGCTCTCCTTCATCAAATCTCATCCATTGATGGACTCAGCTGTTCCCTCAGTCACTGAGGAGCCCTGGTTTACCAAAACACGTGTCAGGTATGACAGTTTAAAAGTAACAcctgtgaaaaggaaaacaagacaaCTTGCTGATAATTATGTGCCTTCTGGTCTTGCTAGATACAGATTGACAGCAATTGCTGTAGACCACGCTGCTGGACCCTACCAGAACTACACTGTCATATTTGTTGGCTCCGAAGCAGGAGTAGTACTTAAAATCTTGGCAAAGACCAGGCCTTTTTCTTTGAATGACAGCATATTACTGGAAGAGATTGAAGCATATAATCATGCAAAGTAAGTATTACCAGAACATCTAAGCTCTTCATCTAGTCCTTGGAACCTAGCTAAAAAAGATTATGGTAAACTAGCTCATTATCACCAACATCACCACTTATTTGTCATTTCACTATGTTCCTCATGTTGAATAACCTGAAAGTATTTGGTCACTTGCCATTTTGCATGGGTTGAATGAACAATGTAATTCCTATCCAGTGACGTCAGTGACATGGTCTAATTCTCCCGCAAATACTTCTGAAACATCAGAAGTCTTTGGTGATGTTAAAAAGAAATGATCTGTGCTTAATCTGAGGGTTGCTCAAGAGTGGCTGATAGTGTATAACCAATATCTGATCATTTtaaagttgtttattttttggcaCACATTATTTTTGGGAGTGGAAGCATTCCGGTTAAACTCTACAGCCATCCAATACAGGACTTCTCTTCTGCTCTCTCATGATACTTATGCTGACTGAGAAACCAAAGAAAatggatttggatttttttttcctacatagCTCTGCAAACTTCTCACCTAGATGTTAGCAGGAGGCAGAATCCAGCATTTGATAACTCAGAGGTTTGTTTAGCAATGTCTCAGCAAAGAGTCACAGGTTACATTTATGTATGTGAGAAGTTTCTGTTCAGTAGCTACACagacaataaataaaatgtttagtGCACAAAGTACTACAGTCACTAAAGCAGTGGCCTGCTCTTGTTTTTGCTGACCAGGTGTAATGCAGAAAGTGAGGAGGACAGAAGAGTCATTTCCCTCCAGCTGGACAGAGACCACCATGCTCTGTTCGTGGCATTCTCCAGCTGCGTCGTTAGAATTCCCCTGAGTCGGTGTGAGCGTCACGGGTCATGTAAAAAGTATGGCTCCCTTCCTGATCCCCCCTAAAGCAAGGGCACCAACATTTCTTTGGAAGGAAGTTAAAAATGCATgatcttttggggtttttctcttgCAAGGGCGTGTATTGCTTCACGGGACCCGTACTGTGGCTGGTTAGACCATGAGGCATGTGGAAGAGTGACACCAGGCATGCTGTAAGTACTCCTTTCTAAGTTAGCCCAGCATCTCTAAATATGCTTTACACGAGCTCATGCCCTGTGCTCTTCCCTTGCACACAGTTACTAAATCTCtggttttttaaagatttttttttcccagtggacTGTATCTGTAAGAGAACTGAATGCTAAGTCTGGCCTAATTCTGGAACCACTGGGTGCAGACTTGCATTCAGTAGGAGTTTTAGATGTGTAGGAGGACCGGCAGACCTGTAGGAAGAGCAGTTGGAAGCAGGAAGGCAAGAAATTGCAGCATGCAAACCTGAGCAGCTCCAAGAGGACAGGACACAGTATCCCCTCCCAGACATGCTCGTGGTCAGGGCACAGGCAGTTGCAAATATGAAAGCACAGGATTCACAGTGGGAAGAGCAAGGTTATGCCTCTGCAGTGGAGCTGGGGTGTTATATATGCATACCAAAGGCATTTTGCACAAATCAAGTCTGTAATATATGGTGCACTAGCAGCTGTATCTGAAAAAGAGGCCTTTGTAGCAGGCCAGTGCAAACTTTAACTGGTATAATTGGATGGTTGTATCTAAACCCAAGAGCATGCCCAATGGAGAAGACATGATGTAGTTGTTAAAAAATGGGATTGTTTTACTTCTCTTTCCTGGCATAAGCACACAGAGATAGTTTTAAAGCCAGACTATCCTGTACATTTTGTACAATCCTTTGGGCCATACACTGGCTGTTGTGTATGTTTCCATCTGCTgctatcaggaaaaaaaaaatctccatttgTATCCTTACTAATACTGTTAATTGCAGGTTCTCTTTGTTTGTTTCATACAACCACAGCACTGGAGGATACGTCCAAGATGTCGAATACGGCAACACGGCGCAGCTTGGGGACTGCCATGGTAAGGGAcagtcactgctgctcctttggaatgtcTCACCATAGTCTGTGGCCACACCTCACTGTGGATGTTAAATTTCTGATGAGCTTTTCAGTAACATGATGAACACATCACCTGGTGTTACTGTGAATGTTCACAAAGCTGAGCTTTTTAGTCCTGGGTGGCAgagtttttctctttccttcaccAGTTTACAGCTATTTGGGGTCTACAGCAAAGTattgaagaatttattttttgtaacCAGTgatattttagtttttattttccattactCAGGTTTGAgatcttttgctttctttttgttactttttaCTGATTACTTGTTCCTTTAATTCTTTTAGAAATTTTGCCTACTACAGCTACACCAGATTACAAAATATTTGGCGACCCAACATCTGgttagttttttttaatttttttgaattAATGACCTTTACTTTCCTTCAGTTCAGCATTTTCagcccttttttccttccttttgcaCAGTTGGCAATCCTCCATTTTTGTGCTTTTACTCATGTTCCCACTGATGGTAAAGATAGTCAGACTCTTCTCACTCAGCACTTCACCCTGTGTAGCCGCATGTTAACAGCTCATTATTTATTGAGACATCTTTTATTAAAGAGCCTGATTAACATAGATGACATCTTCACTGCACGAAGTCCACTAAGCTTTACTCTTGATCCCCAGCCATGTGTTTGTGAATGCCCCTCTTGGTCATCTCTAGTAGATGAATGGCAGAACTTCATCATCTTCCCCCTtacctctccttttctcttttccttccttcccagcaagcTTTTTGCACAAATACACATTTTctaaaatgtgtatttctttatttttgaaatgctttaaGTAGTTTGTGCtagtggaaaaaaatttaacatcACAAACTGTGTAGCTGAATGAGAAATTGTGTAGACAAAAGTGGCTTCAAAAAAATGTTGTGCATTGTTGTCAGATGGACTTTTGCATCCTTTTCTCCTCCAGTGATTTTTCTAATAAGGTGTTCACCACCAGCCCTGGTGTTCAGGGACACCCAGTGCTCCTCTGTTGAACTCAAGAGCAGAACCTGTGTTGACTTcaacaggagcaagactcagGCCTTACTTTCCAGTCTTTGCTTTTGGAACGTGGGCCTTTGCTTTCAAACCAAGGGCACATTTCTGACTGACAAATAGGACAATAATCTATTTGTATGTTAAATTTGTAAGAGTGCCACAAGAACATTATTGGTGGTTTGATTTCTGACATTTTCACTTCTGTAACTTGACAAGAAGTAATGTTTGagataaatattttccagatcTATTTACCCACAATGCAAGTTAGAGGCtcacttaaggaaaaaaaaacaaaacaaaactgtcaCACAGAAATGCTGCCTGGCTTTATGAGTGCTTATCAACTGAATTTTCAAAGTGGTATTTTATGACACAGATACAATTGAACCTTATTTTTCAGTCCTGAATGAGTGTGCTTTTGAAGTACATTTCTCAAGTCTGATCTCAAGCCATAGACTTTCCTGCCTAAACCTACTGGGACAGTGAACACAAAATACTCAAGGGTGCAAATGAGACTGGACTGTAAACACAATTTTATGAGTTTCCTCTTCTGTGCATTTTCACATAGGCTGTGGTGGGTCTGTTCAGCAAACATATTACAGAGGAGCCAGAATCTCTGCAGGATTGTTCCTTAGGAACCATTACAAAATAGGGGTTAAAAACATTCCTTTTATCCCCACCTGCAGAAATGGCTCATTCAGCAGTTCCTGGTATACCATAATAGCAGTAATGGAGCTGATCTGGTTTCTCAGGCATAACCTGTCATAGTGTGCATCATTCCAAgtagcttctttttttttgatgtttaaAAGGCAGCCAAGTATGTTGTCTCCAGTGAAGAATATAGCAATTAAGTAGACTAAGTTGTGCTTTTCACCCCCACAGTTGCTTGCTTTAACTTTTGCACTGCTTTCACAGTTGACTTCTCTGGCTTTTTGGCTAGCAGCTGTTGAAGTGTAAATGTACTATTTTCATACTTCCAGTTTTGAAGTAATTGATTTTAATCAGCCATCTGTACTTCTGCAGAGTGTAGGGGGGGGGTCACATTTTGCTCTGACATGTAACTCCCATAAAATACTGTGTCCAGCTATAGCTTAGATGTGCCATGAAACACATTAATAAAAATCTGTTTGCCACCACAGACATGGAGTTCTCCTCAGCTTCCATTACCACAATGGCAAGTATCCCAGTTATATCACCTAAAGTGATTGGTTCCTGGAAACCTAAAGTGACTGGCTCTCGGAAATTTGTAGTTCAAGATGACCCAAACACTTCTGATTATTCTGATCCATTATCAGGTGTCCCAAAGGGTAAGGCCTTACCAGGGAATACATTTCAGCTGAATGGAAACCTGATAGTCTCAACATTGTCTAAGGCTTAAGTTAAATGTAAGAGCTATGATTGTTGGGCTCTATTTTACACCCATTTCCTGTGAATATGCAGACAGTGCAATCATGTTTTTCATATCTACTTATCCCATGGACAAAGTGTTGCTTAGAGCTTATAATGGAAAACACAGATTCTAAGCTCAGTTTTTTAATCCTAGAGTGGTCCAAAACTCCCCTTGAAATCAATGGCAGTTCTggatacattaaaaaattacctTCTGCACCTCCATTTATTGTTTTCAATCTGTTTAAGCAGTAATTTAAACACTGGTTTAGACTCATGAATGGTTGCttatgttttgggttttttttcatttgggttGAGGGCGGTGGCAAAACAGAACACAAAGCAGAGCTCCATGAGACATCTGTGTGTTAAATGGGGCATATGCCAACCTCTACTTGCTGCAACATGGTCCTGAACAAGAGTCAGAGTAGGAAACTGCTGAATTTTTATCCTCTGGATATAAGCATCAGTTTAGAAATTATCTCAGTACATACTGAGACATCCAGAGGTTTTAAGCTGAACACAAGAAACCTAATCTCCCTGTAGTTCATCTTTCTCTAGCCATTCTTTCAGCTAAGTGAGCCTTTGATTAGGTTCTTATGGCAATGAGACTTTAATTCAATAGGACTACTGCAGTCAACCACAGGATTGAGAAGCTTTCAATCCCCTAACCAAAATTTACCACAAGTCTCTCTCAGTGCATAGCAAACAAGGTGACAGACATGTTTGCACAATTCTGTACTTACTGAAAAAATCTCACCAGCCAAAAACCATTTCTGTTTTATTACCATTCACAAAACATATCAGGTTTCCTATCAGCCATTATGGCCGTGCATTTGTCATTTTAATTTGTTGcagttattttctgttttgctttaagTTTTTATTATCATCTGCTCTTGGTTTTGAATCACATTTTGTGTCATAGCTATTAGTGAACTTTACTcatattttccttctgcctctgcaCAGTGCCATTAAAACCTGTAACCCTGAACATTAACAATATTCAAAGGCCTTGCCTCTAACAAAAAGTGACTCTGTTCCTTCCCTCTTGCTCTTTCATTTTAACATCTCTTGGGATAGCAACAGAATTACTTTCATTAAAAACTAACATTGTCTTTGCTGCAAGATGTCTGTGGTTGctttaaaaaatctaaaaaaaatcaaagggaGCTTGTTAAtacccaaataaaaaaaattaatcaaatatTCAATTTCTTGGTCTAAGCTAAAAGTTTTAACATTCTCTAATAATTTAACCTAAGTTGTTTTTATAATGTTATACAAGTATTATGTTTGTTAttggtaaaaaataaaaatcagtgctCTAAAACAGAACCACATTACCTATCTTCAAACTTGCACATGTGTAATGAGTGCAGGTGTGCCACTCCAGGACCAGCAGCCTGGGAGTGGAATAGTTTACAAGTTTTCTACTGTATTCCATTAGCGTGGCTGTAACAATGCAGTATATATGTTATACATTTTTACACAACATTTGCATAATCCTGTCTCTCCTTCGATACTGATTTATGAGTTGGGCAGGAAAGTGAGAGAGAAATCCATCCATGAGTTATTAATTGCTGTCTGGCCCAGTAGGACCTTCTAACCTcaattttccagcagaaatcaTTAATGTTAATAACATAAGGCCCCTATTTGTGAGCCTTAAAGGAAATTTGGGGACAGGCTAAACAAAACATAATATAAGGAGAGAAACTGCGACAAGCATTCCTCATTACAGAGAAAATGGACAGTCTTCGTTTAGCCTTGTCAGTGCACACACAgtcattttataatttttataaaattatttgcattCACCAGTGGAGTAGATTGCAGGATCCTACTGAGTTACAGCAACACCACATCCAGAGCACTTTAAAACACTTAACAGACACTTCCACGAGGAAGGGTGCCTTCTTCTGAAATGTGTCAGTATGAAATAGCTGTGGATTTATGATATCCTGCCTGTCTTTTGCAGGTGTGAGGTGGGAAGTACAATCAGGAGAGTCCAACCAAATGGTGCATATGAATGTCCTAATCACTTGTGTCTTTGCTGCGTTTGTCCTGGGAGCCTTTATTGCGGGAGTGGCCGTTTACTGTTACCGGGATATATTTGTGCGGAAATCCAGGAAAATACACAAAGATGCGGAATCGGCTCAGTCCTGCACTGACTCCAGCGGGAGCTTTGCCAAACTGAATGGGCTGTTTGACAGCCCTGTCAAGGAGTATCAGCAGAACATTGATTCACCCAAACTGTACACAAACCTGCTGACCAGCAGGAAGGAGTTGCCTCCAAACGGCGATACCAAGTCCATGATGATGGACCACAGGGGACAGCCTCCAGAATTAGCTGCACTTCCAACTCCTGAATCTACTCCAGTTCTCCAACAAAAGACTCTGCAGGCTATGAAGAGTCAGTCGGACAAAGCGCACGGTAACCTCAACGCTTCACGAAAGGAAACCCCCCTAAAAAGCCCTCAGTTTTTTCCTTCTAGTCCTCCACCCCACTCTCCTCTAAGTCATGGACATATTCCCAGTGCTATTGTTCTTCCCAATGCTACCCATGACTACAACACATCTTTCTCAAATTCTAATGCGCACAAGGCGGACAAAAAGATGCAACATATTGATCATCCACTTACAAAATCATCCAGCAAAAGAGACCACAGGAGATCTGTTGATTCCAGGAACACCCTGAATGATTTTCTGAAACACTTAAATGAAACTACTAATAATCCCAAAGCAATTATGGGAGATATTCAAGTGGCCCACCAGACTTTAATGCTGGATCCAATGGGCAATATGTCTGAGATCCCACCTAAGGTTCCCAACAGGGAGGCATCCTTATACTCTCCTCCATCGACTCTGCCAAGAAACAGTCCCACAAAACGAGTGGATGTTCCCACCACTCCTGGAGTACCAATGACCTCTTTGGAAAGGCAGAGGGGTTATCACAAAAATTCTTCACAGAGGCACTCAATATCTGCCCTTCCTAAAAACTTGAACTCACCAAATGGTGTTTTGTTATCCAGACAGCCAAGTATTAATCGTGGGGGGTACATAGCTCCCACGGCAGGCACTAAGATGGACTACATGCAAGGGACGCCTGTCAGCGTTCACCTCCAGCCTTCCTTGTCCAGGCAAAGCAGCTACACGAGCAATGGCACCCTGCCTCGCACAGGAGTAAAGAGGACACCCTCCCTAAAACCTGATGTGCCACCAAAACCCTCATTCGTCCCTCAGACGACACCAGTCAGACCACTGAACAAATACAGCTACTAGGACATGTCTGTGCTGAAATGAGTGTGGCACTGACCTGTACAGGTTCTGAAATGATGTTGTGGTAGACACATAAGGCAGAGACTTGCTTGTTAGTAAGGAGAACAAAGTGGCCAAAGAAACTGTCTTTACTTGAGCAACATCTGTGTCTTGCCACATGTAGCT
The Melospiza georgiana isolate bMelGeo1 chromosome 13, bMelGeo1.pri, whole genome shotgun sequence genome window above contains:
- the SEMA6D gene encoding semaphorin-6D isoform X4, coding for MRLPVLCALVTLLSLSPCRAVSFPEDEDPINVVDYHYSRQYPVFRGRPSGNESQHRLDFQLMLKIRDTLYITGRDQVYTVNLNEVPKSEVIPSKKLTWRSKQQDRENCAMKGKHKDECHNFIKVFVPRNDEMVFVCGTNAFNPMCRYYRLNTLEYDGEEISGLARCPFDARQTNVALFADGKLYSATVADFLASDAVIYRSMGDGSALRTIKYDSKWIKEPHFLHAIEYGNYVYFFFREIAVEHNTLGKAVYSRVARICKNDMGGSQRVLEKHWTSFLKARLNCSVPGDSFFYFDVLQSITDIIEINGVPTVVGVFTTQLNSIPGSAVCAFSMDDIEKVFKGRFKEQKTPDSVWTAVPEDKVPKPRPGCCAKHGLAEAYKTSIDFPDETLSFIKSHPLMDSAVPSVTEEPWFTKTRVRYRLTAIAVDHAAGPYQNYTVIFVGSEAGVVLKILAKTRPFSLNDSILLEEIEAYNHAKCNAESEEDRRVISLQLDRDHHALFVAFSSCVVRIPLSRCERHGSCKKACIASRDPYCGWLDHEACGRVTPGMLFSLFVSYNHSTGGYVQDVEYGNTAQLGDCHGVRWEVQSGESNQMVHMNVLITCVFAAFVLGAFIAGVAVYCYRDIFVRKSRKIHKDAESAQSCTDSSGSFAKLNGLFDSPVKEYQQNIDSPKLYTNLLTSRKELPPNGDTKSMMMDHRGQPPELAALPTPESTPVLQQKTLQAMKSQSDKAHGNLNASRKETPLKSPQFFPSSPPPHSPLSHGHIPSAIVLPNATHDYNTSFSNSNAHKADKKMQHIDHPLTKSSSKRDHRRSVDSRNTLNDFLKHLNETTNNPKAIMGDIQVAHQTLMLDPMGNMSEIPPKVPNREASLYSPPSTLPRNSPTKRVDVPTTPGVPMTSLERQRGYHKNSSQRHSISALPKNLNSPNGVLLSRQPSINRGGYIAPTAGTKMDYMQGTPVSVHLQPSLSRQSSYTSNGTLPRTGVKRTPSLKPDVPPKPSFVPQTTPVRPLNKYSY
- the SEMA6D gene encoding semaphorin-6D isoform X1, whose amino-acid sequence is MRLPVLCALVTLLSLSPCRAVSFPEDEDPINVVDYHYSRQYPVFRGRPSGNESQHRLDFQLMLKIRDTLYITGRDQVYTVNLNEVPKSEVIPSKKLTWRSKQQDRENCAMKGKHKDECHNFIKVFVPRNDEMVFVCGTNAFNPMCRYYRLNTLEYDGEEISGLARCPFDARQTNVALFADGKLYSATVADFLASDAVIYRSMGDGSALRTIKYDSKWIKEPHFLHAIEYGNYVYFFFREIAVEHNTLGKAVYSRVARICKNDMGGSQRVLEKHWTSFLKARLNCSVPGDSFFYFDVLQSITDIIEINGVPTVVGVFTTQLNSIPGSAVCAFSMDDIEKVFKGRFKEQKTPDSVWTAVPEDKVPKPRPGCCAKHGLAEAYKTSIDFPDETLSFIKSHPLMDSAVPSVTEEPWFTKTRVRYRLTAIAVDHAAGPYQNYTVIFVGSEAGVVLKILAKTRPFSLNDSILLEEIEAYNHAKCNAESEEDRRVISLQLDRDHHALFVAFSSCVVRIPLSRCERHGSCKKACIASRDPYCGWLDHEACGRVTPGMLFSLFVSYNHSTGGYVQDVEYGNTAQLGDCHEILPTTATPDYKIFGDPTSDMEFSSASITTMASIPVISPKVIGSWKPKVTGSRKFVVQDDPNTSDYSDPLSGVPKGVRWEVQSGESNQMVHMNVLITCVFAAFVLGAFIAGVAVYCYRDIFVRKSRKIHKDAESAQSCTDSSGSFAKLNGLFDSPVKEYQQNIDSPKLYTNLLTSRKELPPNGDTKSMMMDHRGQPPELAALPTPESTPVLQQKTLQAMKSQSDKAHGNLNASRKETPLKSPQFFPSSPPPHSPLSHGHIPSAIVLPNATHDYNTSFSNSNAHKADKKMQHIDHPLTKSSSKRDHRRSVDSRNTLNDFLKHLNETTNNPKAIMGDIQVAHQTLMLDPMGNMSEIPPKVPNREASLYSPPSTLPRNSPTKRVDVPTTPGVPMTSLERQRGYHKNSSQRHSISALPKNLNSPNGVLLSRQPSINRGGYIAPTAGTKMDYMQGTPVSVHLQPSLSRQSSYTSNGTLPRTGVKRTPSLKPDVPPKPSFVPQTTPVRPLNKYSY
- the SEMA6D gene encoding semaphorin-6D isoform X2, with protein sequence MRLPVLCALVTLLSLSPCRAVSFPEDEDPINVVDYHYSRQYPVFRGRPSGNESQHRLDFQLMLKIRDTLYITGRDQVYTVNLNEVPKSEVIPSKKLTWRSKQQDRENCAMKGKHKDECHNFIKVFVPRNDEMVFVCGTNAFNPMCRYYRLNTLEYDGEEISGLARCPFDARQTNVALFADGKLYSATVADFLASDAVIYRSMGDGSALRTIKYDSKWIKEPHFLHAIEYGNYVYFFFREIAVEHNTLGKAVYSRVARICKNDMGGSQRVLEKHWTSFLKARLNCSVPGDSFFYFDVLQSITDIIEINGVPTVVGVFTTQLNSIPGSAVCAFSMDDIEKVFKGRFKEQKTPDSVWTAVPEDKVPKPRPGCCAKHGLAEAYKTSIDFPDETLSFIKSHPLMDSAVPSVTEEPWFTKTRVRLTAIAVDHAAGPYQNYTVIFVGSEAGVVLKILAKTRPFSLNDSILLEEIEAYNHAKCNAESEEDRRVISLQLDRDHHALFVAFSSCVVRIPLSRCERHGSCKKACIASRDPYCGWLDHEACGRVTPGMLFSLFVSYNHSTGGYVQDVEYGNTAQLGDCHEILPTTATPDYKIFGDPTSDMEFSSASITTMASIPVISPKVIGSWKPKVTGSRKFVVQDDPNTSDYSDPLSGVPKGVRWEVQSGESNQMVHMNVLITCVFAAFVLGAFIAGVAVYCYRDIFVRKSRKIHKDAESAQSCTDSSGSFAKLNGLFDSPVKEYQQNIDSPKLYTNLLTSRKELPPNGDTKSMMMDHRGQPPELAALPTPESTPVLQQKTLQAMKSQSDKAHGNLNASRKETPLKSPQFFPSSPPPHSPLSHGHIPSAIVLPNATHDYNTSFSNSNAHKADKKMQHIDHPLTKSSSKRDHRRSVDSRNTLNDFLKHLNETTNNPKAIMGDIQVAHQTLMLDPMGNMSEIPPKVPNREASLYSPPSTLPRNSPTKRVDVPTTPGVPMTSLERQRGYHKNSSQRHSISALPKNLNSPNGVLLSRQPSINRGGYIAPTAGTKMDYMQGTPVSVHLQPSLSRQSSYTSNGTLPRTGVKRTPSLKPDVPPKPSFVPQTTPVRPLNKYSY
- the SEMA6D gene encoding semaphorin-6D isoform X5, encoding MRLPVLCALVTLLSLSPCRAVSFPEDEDPINVVDYHYSRQYPVFRGRPSGNESQHRLDFQLMLKIRDTLYITGRDQVYTVNLNEVPKSEVIPSKKLTWRSKQQDRENCAMKGKHKDECHNFIKVFVPRNDEMVFVCGTNAFNPMCRYYRLNTLEYDGEEISGLARCPFDARQTNVALFADGKLYSATVADFLASDAVIYRSMGDGSALRTIKYDSKWIKEPHFLHAIEYGNYVYFFFREIAVEHNTLGKAVYSRVARICKNDMGGSQRVLEKHWTSFLKARLNCSVPGDSFFYFDVLQSITDIIEINGVPTVVGVFTTQLNSIPGSAVCAFSMDDIEKVFKGRFKEQKTPDSVWTAVPEDKVPKPRPGCCAKHGLAEAYKTSIDFPDETLSFIKSHPLMDSAVPSVTEEPWFTKTRVRYRLTAIAVDHAAGPYQNYTVIFVGSEAGVVLKILAKTRPFSLNDSILLEEIEAYNHAKCNAESEEDRRVISLQLDRDHHALFVAFSSCVVRIPLSRCERHGSCKKACIASRDPYCGWLDHEACGRVTPGMLTGGYVQDVEYGNTAQLGDCHGVRWEVQSGESNQMVHMNVLITCVFAAFVLGAFIAGVAVYCYRDIFVRKSRKIHKDAESAQSCTDSSGSFAKLNGLFDSPVKEYQQNIDSPKLYTNLLTSRKELPPNGDTKSMMMDHRGQPPELAALPTPESTPVLQQKTLQAMKSQSDKAHGNLNASRKETPLKSPQFFPSSPPPHSPLSHGHIPSAIVLPNATHDYNTSFSNSNAHKADKKMQHIDHPLTKSSSKRDHRRSVDSRNTLNDFLKHLNETTNNPKAIMGDIQVAHQTLMLDPMGNMSEIPPKVPNREASLYSPPSTLPRNSPTKRVDVPTTPGVPMTSLERQRGYHKNSSQRHSISALPKNLNSPNGVLLSRQPSINRGGYIAPTAGTKMDYMQGTPVSVHLQPSLSRQSSYTSNGTLPRTGVKRTPSLKPDVPPKPSFVPQTTPVRPLNKYSY